The genomic segment TGCATCCCAGTGAATCCTAAGCTTTAAGTCCATGTCCTCATATCACAGAGCTCTGGATAACTAGACATATAGTTTAAAGGTCATGACAAAGGAAAAGCAATTGTTGATCATTTTAGAGTCTTGTATTTGCACCTTAGTACTCTGCCAAAGGCCATGAAAATAGCCAGATGTGTGTAAATATATGGTACTCAGCATCTCAGTCCTCAGTATAAGTACCATATGCTCAAACTGTCTGCGTCTATGGAAACACTAGACATTGCAGGGCACTGCCATCATGCCCTCATGCCCTCTCCCTGGGAGAGACATGCCAACATTTATCCCTTAAAATGGCAAATGTTCCTTTAGCCCCTATTATGGGAAAATTCATTCCTTTGTCTCCTCACCATAGGTGGTCTTTCGGTCAGCTCCCCCAGTTTCTGGATCAATGATCTGCGTGCCTCTTGGAATTTACTGTCCAGGGCTGGAGAAAGGGTCCTCACCAGCCCCAAGATCATATGGCTCTGCAGAAAGTctctgaggaaggaaaagagatggaTACATACACCCATGGCTCTGGGGGTACCTTGAGAACAGCCTCCCTTGTGTAGTCACCTTGATACTCCCGGGGGAAGGCCCCTCTCTTCTGTAGCTATAGAAAATAAAGGCTTGACCTTGGGATAAATCAAGAAAAGCTTTCCTTGGTGTGAGTTGGAGAATGGTAGTAGAAGGAACTAGATGCAGAGATGACTTCTCAAGTTGCAGGGAGGGAAGGGTCTGAGCTAGAGGAAGACTGGACTTAAAGAATCTAACCAGCAGATTCATCTACTTCCACAACCAAGAAATCTCAGTTCACTTTACATCTGATTTGTAACCATATATAAACTTGCTCACACCCACAAGAATGGCCCTTGGCTTCCTTCACAAAGAATTTCTAGAATTTGCTGCCACTGAGTTACTATGAAAAAGAGCCTTAAACCTAAGCCCCCAGAAGGAAGCTACTGTCTTCAGGTAGtggccacccaggcactgggGATGGCAGCCCAACACAGAGCCTTACCCATAAGGGCCTCATAATCCTTCACAGCTGAGAAATGGCCTCTCCCCTAGCTTTTTCCCCAAAGAATCCCCAGCCTTCACCTTATCCAACCACTGGCCTCATGTGCCTCTACCTCTTGCCCACACCTCCCAGCTGCTAAGACACACATGCCTTCTGTCTCTAGTGACTGGTCTTCTAGCATCTCCTATAGCTTAGAGGCTCTTCACAGGATGGGTTCTACTCCCAGTAAACCCTGTATCTTGCTGGGCACCTGTACACCTCATTTCATGTGTGTTTTTGCTTAACTGTGCCCCCCAAGCCTCTCATATCTCCTGTTCCCTCCATTCCCTCTTGGGCCATCCACCCCAATTATTCTCTGCCCTTTTGTGTCCAAGGGTCCCTTCCAACTTCCTGGGAGGACCTTACCAGCATGCATTTTCCATAATCTTCTTCGTCTCTGAGGCCTCCTGGCCCTAGACATTTTCCATTTCCCTTATACTTCCCCAATCCCACCTGAGGCAAACCTGTGATTCGACAGCTGCTCTTCCACCAGTTGAGACATGTTTTTCAAATACTCCAGGTCATGGACCAAGAGAAGCTGGGAGGGGCTCAACGGCATTGGCGTGAATGTTGCTTGCAAGCAGGACAACCAGTCGATGGCAGGAGCCATTTCCTTAGAGGAGGGACACAAAGGCTAAGGGGGATGGGATTGAAGGGGATGGTTCTCCTCCCTCAGGGTTTgacagggagtggggaggtggaTTGTTGGGGAAAGGGATGGAACCAGGAAAGTTAGGGATGAGAAGGAATTAAGGAATGAGGAAAAAGGAGATCAGGAGAACAAGAAAGTTTGGGAGAGAAGCCCTTGTGCCCACCCTCCTCCAGTCCCTGGTTCAAGGCACCTGCAGTTGGTCAATAGTCAAGAGCTTTCCCTGTGCCCGCCGCTGCTCCAGGGGCCTTAGAAACTGAAACAGCTGCGAGGTAATGGAGATGGATAGGTAGGCATGTTCTTGCACTTTGTTTGGTTCTCCTCCCAGCAAGGTTCCCAGCTGGTTCAGGTAAGTCACGTATTCCCGCACAATCTGGGGAAGGGGCAACCTCAGTCACAGCCATCAGAGGCCCCTGCCTTTCTCTGAATATcagaggtcaggacctgagctttGTCCATGGAGCCATCTTACCTGAGCATAGATCttctgttcctgctcttgctTGAGGGGAACATCAAACTCTGGCTGGTCTATCTGGACACAAGAGATACTGGAGAGAAGTAGGGagcatggaggaaggagaggacaggtgtggggagaaggggaataTACCACAGAAGATGGCCTCAGGACACAGAGAAGGAGCAAAGAGGACAAAGAAAGGGAGGGGTTTGGGCCAGGAAGCATGGGGGGAAAGAGTCTAGACATAGAAATGTCAAGACAGGGTGGGTATTTCAACCAGTTTAGGGGTGTTCAGCAAGAGAGAAGCATACTAATCCATGTCCTGAAGGAAGCCATCCCCTGTACTAGGGCCAGGTCTAGAGTTAAGGAAGTGAGAAAATGTCTCAGGCACAAGATTTAAGAGGTACTGAAAATGGTAATCAAGATAAATATTCTAAttggtgttttttaaataaaaatcaatgctaAAATCTATGCTGACTAAAAGATCAAATCTTTGTTCATCAAAgattttttcctgaaaatctaAAGtgtgttttttatccattttgaagaaaaattaaagattttttttttaaagtctgcaaTAAGATTTTTGGTCCATTTTGTGAAGAAATAATCTCTTCAAAAAATCCGCAATGAACAAAAATTTGCTATTTTGTTTATCATGGATTTTTgcattggttttgattttttttaattattaaaatatttactttgattGCTGTTTTTGCTAACCTCTTTGATTTTGTGCACAGGTAAGTGCCTCACTTACCTCATCTGTCCTCACCTTAGTCCTTGCATGTCCTTGATTCTGTTCTGAAGACCTTTGCTCCCacacttttgcctttttttgctCCAACTTCAATATCCCGCTCCCACTTCAAGCTTTCCCCATCTTGAAAAATCTTTCACATGGCTCCTTTGTCACATTTATGTCCACATTTTGAAGAACTAAAAGTCATCTCTGTCCCTGCTTCAACTCCCTTACCTTCCTTTTAAACTCTGTACAATCTGTCCATTTCTAAAACCGTTTTGATATTCTCTTCTAGAAGCTTCCCAATGGTGTCTTCTCATTCTTCATTCTCTGAGGTCAGAAATCTCTGGAACCCATGATGATCCGTCCCTCCTGAGATGCTCCTCCCCTGTCCTCTGTACCTCAGCCATGCTGGTCtgactcctcctccctgcccccaggctccCATGGGGGTGATCCCTCCGCAGTCAATTCTACCTATTTTTCCCCTCAGAGTCCATCCAGTCTCCAGTTGATGGTAACcatcctcctcccactcacaGCACATCAAAACTGTGGGGTcattttccagtttctccattttCTGCATTTACATTCAGTCAGTCACCAAGTCCTCTAGAAGCACCAGGGACCATCACCACGGGGATGAAGTTGCCTAAATCTTCATGCCtggcctttcctttccattttaattccTCACAATCATCTTAGTTCAGAACCTACAAATTGTTCCTCTAGACTCCTCAACATCTCTAGGTTGACCTCTGAAATCACTGTTTCTGCTTAAGTACAATGCACAACCCTGATATTTGAAAGGACCCAgcagcatttttgttttgttttttttttttttctattaagtcaAAGTGATTGCCTCCATCTGACTTCTGAGGCCGGGAATCATCAGGCCCAAACTCAAGTCTTCAGTCTTGCTCTTATCTATCTCCCACCACatctcacccctcccccaaaccctctGTTCCACAAATCAGCCTTCTCACTGACCCCACAGAGGAGTCACACCATTCAGCCTCTTCTCTTAGCTCAGGACTTTCCAGAAACCCTCCTGATGCCCTTAGCTTCACCTTCACCTTTGTGATTGAACCATGTTTCAAGTCTCAGCTCACATTCTCCCCTTTTTGGGACATTCCTTACTCACTGCAGATCTTAACTGCTCCTTAAAGGCCACACAGGTTAAACTCCTGAGCATACCCTTTAGAACAGAAATTTAGAATGCCTCATGCTGGTTAATGACAGCTTTTCTTATATATTCATCCCCACATAATTCTGTGGAATTTGTGAGAGCAGGAGTCAAATAGATTGCATTGCCCACCACAATATTGATAccttcaacatttttatttatttacttgtttagaAAGCACCTGTTGTGGGTCTCTGGCTGCCAGGCCTTCTACTAGATTCTGGGGAACAGAAATGAACAAGTTGTGGTCCTGTTCTTCAGGGGTTCATGGTCTTTAACATGGTGTTCAATGATGAGAGTTTGGGAAGTGGAAGGACAAAGGGGTCTACCTAACTCATAGCTGGGGTGTCAGTGAAGTCTGCCTGGAAGAGATAAAGATCAAATCCCGTGTTTTAAAAATACGTGAGTTTTGTAGGCTGAGCTTAAGGGGTTGGGGAGTAGTGTTGCAAGCAAGGGAGTCATCTATTCAAAGAATTGAGGAATAGTCCTGAAGCTGTAAGTTAGCATGGCTGGAGGTTTAAGGGGGACAAGACTGGAGAAGTGTGTAAGGGTCAGATCATAAAAGGACTTGCAAGGTTTTGTTAAGGATTAATAACTAAATTGTGATGACCTGGTGAGGCATTGGAGGCATGTACACAGAGACAATAGCATAATTAGCTCTTGGTTTAGAAAGGTCCCTCTAGCAAGAATGAAGAGCAGATACGAGGAGAGTGATGCTGAAGATAATGTGGTTAACTAAGAGGCTGTAGGGGTAATCCAGATAAGCAGTAAGAAGATAGGAACTATGTCTGTCTTCTCCCAACTGGCCCTACTACTCCTTTCCCTGATTTCACCTAGTGTCCCTGGTGTCCCATCAATAATTTTCCCTCAAGATAGGGATCTTTCCTACATTGCACATTTGTCCTCTCTCTTCAGCCCACGAACTTCCACTAGGAGATGCTAGGCTAGAATACCAAGTGGGCCCAGGTCTTACTGCATTTTTGCCAATGCATCCCTCACCTGGATGACTGGCGTGTATGGAGGGGTGGGACGAGGTTGTAGATAGGCTCTGAAGAATGGAAAATAACCATACTGACTCATCAGAAGTCTCAGAGTTCGGTTAAAGTCTAAGGAAGTCCAATTACCGGAGATTCGCCAGCCTCCAAGCtgggaagcagagagacagggcTCAGTATAGGGTGATAGCCTGGGAGACCTGCCGCCCCCTTCCTCAGACACCTGCTACTTCTCACCACTACTCTGAGTGCTTGGAGCCCTTGAGGCTCCACCTCTATCCTTCTTTCTCTACCACACCCAGGTCCTCATGCTTCCAAAGAGTATTGCTATTTCCATCTCCCTCCTGGAACTTGGAGATCCCTAGGAAAGAGACCCCCCTccctttctagaaaaaaaaaaaaaaaacggggagCAGCCCTGAGCATACATTGATCCTATGTGTTTTGTATCTAGAAATGTTAATGTCCTGGGTCTCACCTCCTCAATGACTTGTCTGAGGGGGGCAGCCCCAACAGCTTCGATGGCATCTGTGTCCATGCAGGACCTGTAGAACTGGAAGGCTTTCTCCTCTCCAGAGCCCAGGTGCCAGGAACCTGGGGCTTCTAGAAAGGAAGCATGAGAAAATTAGAGGAGTAGAGAGCTGAGAAGGGGGTCAAGAAAGGGGACTCCCAGGGAAATGGATGAAAGGGGAGGAACACGGGGATGTGGACAGGTGGGATGATGGGAGGGCTGGATTGGCTCGGTGGGAGagcaggtgcagggagagggagtgtggggaagactgagaaaaataaaggagacacTAAAGAGAATCAGGGAGGAAAAgacacaggaaagaaggaagagacaagAACACCTAGGAGCACCTATGGGTACAGGAGAAAGGATGCAAAGGGAAAGCAGGAAGGAGGTGAGTGAAGAgattagaaaaattgggaaacCAAAGAACATTGAGGGATTGGAGGGAGGGAAATCATCTGGAAAGTTTTAACAAGGAGACGAAACAGGGTCCAGGCCCTCGCTTGGGACTCCAGGAAACAAGCAAACATATGGCAACAACCCAAAGACATATTTTTGGAATCAGCCACTCTGTAATACCTGCTGCCTGTCCCTCAGCCCCCGATACCCTTCACTCTCTTGTGGGCAATAGCATTCATCCTGAGcgtacattttcttttcatctctgggCCTTAACTGGAAGCATGGCCCCTCTACCAAGGGAAGGCCAGCCTCCATTTTTTCTCCATCAATAGGAGGGCAGAGGGATATATTCACGTGTCCCAAATTCCAGTGGATACAGCCCACACTCCCTTGGCCACCTTACACTGGAAATGCCTGCTTTCTGTACCCCATCTTATTCCCCATCCTCACCACCATCCCCCAACTTTCAACCTCCCAGATGGCCGCAGCTCCTTTCCCAGACTTCTCCTGTCAGTCTTTTGTCTTCTCCACACATAGCCTCTTCTCTACCCCCGGGGCTTTAGGTGGGTCCTCTCCTCTACACCCTTTGTACCTGTCTGGATCCATTCCCTGACACACAGCGAGATACTatcctccccacacacacacttctcacCCCACTGGCCACATTATCCCATCCGGCCAGCCCCAGGATCCCCCTTTTTCCAGGCCCAAGGTCCAAGGTCCAAGGTTTCCATGGAGAACAGGAGATAATGGTGAGAGGGGGCCAGGAAgtgcagggaaggagaggaagatacTGACCACTGATGGGGCTCTAGAAGACAGGGTTGGCGGGGGCTGGCGACTGGGAGTGATGGACACATGAGCTTACGTGCAGCAGGTGGTGAGGGGATGCAAGTGGGGAAGGTCCCAGGCATAGGAGAGAAATTGAACATTTAGGGGCAGTAACAAGGGGAGAGCTTGAAGAGAATGCAGTAGTCATGGGCAAGCAGGAAAGGGAAGATGATGAGAGGGAcgggagagaaggggggaggtaCTGAGGAGCAAGCTGCAGTGACAGAGAAGCCACCAGCTGTCCCACAAGCACACAGGTTTGGGACAAGATAGTAATAGGCTCAGAGCCACCCACTTTGCCCAAAGGGCCTCACCCAGTATTCTCCGAAGTCGGCTCTTATTCTCCTCTGCAAGAGCCTGGAAAGAATAATCGGTCCCTTTGGCCTGTCCACAGGCAAAGCTGAAGAAATCGGTGCAGGGGGCCACACTGGTGTTTCCAGAGGCCAGGTAACGAGCCAGGAGATCCCAACACACAGGAGTCGTACAGGGGCCTGTGGGGAAACGCTCagaactgggagaaggagagagggaaagagaaagggacagggcTCCCCCAAGGGGCTAGGTAAAGGAATGCCTGgtaaagaaaggggagagggacccTGTGAGGAAGCCAAGACCAGGAGCAGATGGGGAGGAAGAAgttgggaagtggggagagaggagtgggTCAGGTAGGGTAAGTGGTGAGTAAGTCCAAGGGCACAAAGCCTCGGGGATGCCGGCAGGCAGAGGCTGCCCCCTGATGAGGAAGGGCTGACTAGGTTGGGGGCTTCCAGGATCATGCTTACGAGGGCCACAGCTCCGGAAGATGTACACCAAAAGCACAGAGAAACCAAGGAGCACACTGAAAAGCAGGCCAGCCATTAGCACCCGCTTGACCACGGACCACTGTCCACTGGGTTCAGTGGCAGTGGGCAGACTTTCTTCTGGAGATCTCTGTACAGGCAACCAGGAAGTGAAAACCCCAAGATGGAGGGCAttgggagagaggggtgaggaagagaaaggggagaggaaagagaaaggaaaagttagTGCCAGGGCCCCTTTGTAGAGAGATCATTCTCCTCACTCTCCCTAAACCCAGCCCTATTTGGACCCCTGGGAGATGCACAAACGAGAAATGCCACCTGTTCTGGGTAAGAACCAAGTAGGCTGTGAAGGGTTAGAGTTTGTGggatgtcagagctggaagggatgtCATTCATCTGCCCCACAAGGGTCAAGGAGGGCACTTACCTCCTGGTTCCGGGGAGGTCTCATTCCACCTGCCCGGCTCATTCCCCCGGCCCGGGTTCTTCCCCACTCTGGTCTCCACCCTCCTGAACTGAGGAggatggaggggagagaagcTAGTTCAGGAAGGGGGTGCATTAAAGAGAGTTATATCAGGTCGTTTTGACGCTTCCTGTCACACAGGCGCTATCATCCAGGGCAGTGTTCCCAGAAGGGCTTCGGAGCGGGCCCCTCCCCTGGATGCacccctgctttcctccctctctggatacctccctctcctttccagtTTCTGCTCTCCAAGCCTCatgttccctcctctctcctggggGGCACAGCACTCGCACACAGGGccatccacccccaccctggccatCTGACCCCAGAAGGGAACAGTTTTCTCCAGGGGACTTGCCCTCTCTCAGTCCTCTCTGGCTCCCAGAAGCTTCCTGGTTCTGCTCTAAGTGCTGAGTCTGAAAACAGGTTCAGGAAAATGGcctccctcctacccccaccccagttcATTTGTCCTGGAGAGGGGAAACTTCTGCCGCTTGACCCTCCTGTCCCCATACTCATGCTATTGGCCTCTGGGTGGAGTCTGTTTATCAGCCCAGAGACACCCacacctctcctcctcctttatcTCAGCTTCTCAGGGGGAGGCGAAGGGAGGGAGTCTTCACTCCAGAAGCAATCTTGCTCTTGGGTGGCTCCTCTTGTCCTGGTCTATGCCTTTGCTCAAGgagtttttttatttctggaatattATTTCTTCACTCCTTTCTCCTATGATTGAAATCTTCTGGATCCTTCAATTCTCAGGTAAATGCCACCTTGGCCAGGAGCTCTCACAGCTCCTGGGAATGTTTGATGGCTCTCAGGGTATGTCAGAACTCTGCTGTTTGCAGGCAGAGCAGTGCACAGCCAGGAGTCCCTGATCTGCTAATTATTAGCCCTGTGACAATAAACAAGCCACTTAAATTCTCAAGCAGGTAAGAAAGTTTTATCATCTAGAAAATGAGTGTAATATTTGCCTTGCCCACCTCATGGGAGCTCATACCGTCTGCAAAGAATGAGGCATTACTGAGTCTTTCATTCTCTGTTGTCTCCCACAGGTGGTTGCATCTTCATCTCCCTAGTGATTGAAAATCTTTAGTAGCAGGGACGGTGTCCCTTTTTCTTTCATGTCTACCTAAGATGGTTTATAGATATTTATAGGAATGAATTGCATTCCAAGCCAGAAACTCTCTCTCCCAcatcacattgaggtcttccccTGCGGTCACAGTGAGCTCATTTCTGAGAGACGGTATTTCACGTCTGTCACCTGTTTTCCCATCCCAGGCAAGATAGGATAGTCACACTAATGATACCTCTGCAGTATTTCCTGCCCACATCAGTGTTGTGTTATGGTGCATTGGTTGGGATGGGGGTAAGTCTCCCCGTCTGTGGTTAGTGAAGTGGAAAAAGCCAGCATGCCGATGGAGACAGGAAAGTCATGGAGAAAAGTTAGCGCTTTGGGCACCACAAAAGGAGAGACTGAAGTCTTCTGAGGACAAATCTAACGTGACAAAAATAGTATCTGTGTAAAGCTGGCGCAGTACTGGGGATCTGGATTGATGAGATGAGAGACAAGAGACACATTGGTCCTTGGGTGGTATAAAGAATAATGAAGTGAAGGCTTGGCCCAGGTTGATGGTAGAGGGGATATAAATACATGGACAGAAAAATTTTATGGGAGGGAACAATGTCATGGAAGTTGATGCAgtcagggaggagggagtgggtaTAACAGTCACAGGTGGGCTTAATAATTTGTTTCTGGATGACCAGGAAAACGGCAATGCCAATGGTAGAAAGTGGAATCGTGGTTAAGGGCTGCTGTAGGAATCATCTTGAGACCAAAATGATGACTTGGGATTTTAGAGGTTTTCAGTCTGTTTGGATACAAATCGGTTGTACCTTCTTTTTGtaccttcttcttcccttccctagaTGATCAACCTTGAACTTCTAGCTTCCCTGACTCCATTCCCCTCCCCATTCCTTTCCTATCCAGTCAAGCCATCTGGGCTGAAGTTTCTCTAGGAAAATGGTAGTAGGGACAATTCAGATTAGATAAGAGCTGGTTGAGGCACAAATGTGCTGTGTTACATGAGCCCCGTGAACAGGCACTGTGGCCTGGACTTAGTGTCTCTCCTAGAAAAGCTGAGCCAACCAAGAAGATATGGCAACACGGTtgccagcctgcccctccccaccctgctgcctCCTGGAGGCAAAGTCGTCTCTGTTCTGGGAGCTGCCTCAGGAGCATAACCCCCTTATCTCCCACGTCCTACTGTGCAGTGagtcatcaccaccaccaccaccgccaccgccAGGCCCCCGCACCCCACACACCTCCGGTGCAGCAGTCACAATTGCTGTAGGCATCCAGAGAGCCCCAGCTAACAAGGGTAGCAACCACAGGCTCATGGAGCAGGCATATCTTGGCAGCTACCACCTCCTGGTTGCCCTCAGTGTTCGGTGAGGTCTGTTTGAATTCCAGGATCTTTTGTTTGATACCATAGtaatatcaaataataataataataataataataataatagtatctacttttTATTGAGCACTGCCTATGTGCCAGAGGTTCCAATAAATGCTTTGCTCACATACATGTTTTCCATTCAGTCTTCAATTCTATGAGGAAAGTAAGACCTCTTTTCCTTActctacagatgagaagactgggATACATGGAAGTATAGTACATTTGCCCCAAGTTATAAAATCAATAACCAGCAGAGCTGGGGCCAAAGCAAAACCTTCACTGTTGAGGTCCTCGGtcattacatttctatttttttggaaggCTCTTCCTCGTCAGGATCTTCTTCTGTCTAAACTCTTTCAACTATTCTTCATGGCTTGACCTTGTTATGACTGCATTGGGGCTGTTACTCTTCAGACTCTCAAACATCCATTTCACCTTTTGAAGATCGTGTCATTATTGTTGTCCAAAACCAGCTCACATCGACAGT from the Lutra lutra chromosome 11, mLutLut1.2, whole genome shotgun sequence genome contains:
- the KEL gene encoding kell blood group glycoprotein isoform X5, which translates into the protein MNWGGGRREAIFLNLFSDSALRAEPGSFWEPERTERGSGGWRPEWGRTRAGGMSRAGGMRPPRNQERSPEESLPTATEPSGQWSVVKRVLMAGLLFSVLLGFSVLLVYIFRSCGPRPCTTPVCWDLLARYLASGNTSVAPCTDFFSFACGQAKGTDYSFQALAEENKSRLRRILEAPGSWHLGSGEEKAFQFYRSCMDTDAIEAVGAAPLRQVIEEIDQPEFDVPLKQEQEQKIYAQIVREYVTYLNQLGTLLGGEPNKVQEHAYLSISITSQLFQFLRPLEQRRAQGKLLTIDQLQEMAPAIDWLSCLQATFTPMPLSPSQLLLVHDLEYLKNMSQLVEEQLSNHRDFLQSHMILGLVRTLSPALDSKFQEARRSLIQKLGELTERPPMPSRPRWMKCVEDTGTFFKPTLAALFVREAFSPSTQSAAMELFTAIKNALISRLRRIPWMDENTRKEAQNRVTQLQVKMGAPEWALEPSQARQEYNDIQLGPSYLQSFLSCVRSLQARIVQSFLQSFPYHRWQVSPWGVNAYYSIPDHVVVFPAGLLQPPFFHPGYPRAVNFGAAGSIMAHELLHIFYQLLLPGGCPACDTRALQGALLCMKHHYETIPLPNGTSFNGSRTFLENAADTGGLAIALQAYSKRLLWHHGETTLPNLDLSPQQLFFRSYAQVMCREPGTQEPQDPHSPPTLRVHGPLSNTPAFGRHFHCPHGTLLNPSSHCQLW